One Gossypium hirsutum isolate 1008001.06 chromosome A11, Gossypium_hirsutum_v2.1, whole genome shotgun sequence genomic window carries:
- the LOC107889244 gene encoding tRNA N(3)-methylcytidine methyltransferase METTL6, with protein MSASAAEASEYHSKDFNWDTLRLEIENDPSLNYHLLPFVSPQPEQQLTKDPIKAWKSFHIQHSSGKFFKERRYLLKEFPELVSCGDGCKVLEVGCGNGSTALPILRGNEKIILYACDCSNETLQRAKEFVAASNVASVENRFRPFYCDFATTGFPKWLACANCRENLGQKDQICVSDVGEERTLETGSWSMEERSCCVGGVDFVTLIFTLSAVPLQIMPTALRECFSVLKPGGMLLFRDYGLYDMTMLRFEPDQRVGFREYMRADGTRSYFFCLDTAKNLFNCAGFIELEIEYCCVKSVNRRNGKSMQRVWVHGKFQKPT; from the exons CAACTGGGACACACTTCGACTAGAAATAGAAAACGACCCTTCTCTTAACTACCATCTTCTCCCTTTTGTATCCCCACAACCAGAACAACAACTTACAAAAGATCCCATAAAAGCATGGAAAAGTTTCCACATTCAACATTCTTCTGGcaaattcttcaag GAGAGGAGGTACTTGTTAAAAGAATTTCCAGAGCTGGTTTCTTGTGGAGATGGTTGTAAGGTTTTGGAGGTTGGGTGTGGAAATGGCAGTACTGCCCTTCCTATATTGCG TGGCAACGAGAAAATTATTCTATATGCATGCGATTGTAGCAATGAGACCCTACAGAGAGCTAAAGAGTTCGTAGCTGCTAGTAATGTAGCATCAGTTGAGAATCGTTTCAGGCCATTCTATTGTGATTTTGCAACAACGGGATTTCCAAAGTGGTTAGCTTGTGCTAATTGCAGAGAAAATCTTGGACAAAAGGACCAAATTTGTGTTTCAG ATGTTGGAGAAGAAAGAACCCTTGAAACTGGTTCATGGTCAATGGAAGAAAGAAGCTGTTGCGTTGGTGGTGTTGACTTTGTTACCTTG ATATTCACTCTATCGGCAGTACCGCTCCAAATAATGCCAACAGCCCTGCGAGAGTGTTTTTCTGTCTTAAAACCGGGCGGCATGCTCTTATTTAGGGACTATG GTCTCTATGATATGACAATGCTGAGATTTGAACCGGACCAAAGAGTTGGGTTCAGGGAATACATGCGTGCAGATGGCACCCGTTCATATTTTTTCTGTTTAGATACTGCCAAAAATCTCTTCAATTGTGCTGGCTTCATCGAG CTAGAGATTGAATATTGTTGTGTGAAGTCAGTGAATCGCCGAAACGGGAAGAGCATGCAAAGAGTATGGGTACACGGTAAATTCCAGAAGCCCACATAA